In Planctomycetota bacterium, the following proteins share a genomic window:
- the aroA gene encoding 3-phosphoshikimate 1-carboxyvinyltransferase, giving the protein MKIAIDPSGPVRLDVEVPGSKSLTNRALVAAALAEGRTRLTNASLSDDSRFLVGALRRAGIPVEAREAERILVVDGRGGAAPASEGEFFLGNAGTALRFLTSFLCLGRGAFRVDGDARMRERPIGGLVEALRGLGASIAYAGSEGFPPLDIRARGLAGGRTAVRGDTSSQFVSSLLLSAPGAAGAVEIDVAGEPTSKPYVEITLDVMRDLGVEVEREDYRRFRVPAGRRYRARDYAIAGDGASANYFLALAAATGGFARVRGVGSRSRQGELRFAGVLREMGCEVAVHEDAIEVRGGPLRGVDVDMNDMPDSVQTLACVALFARGPTRVRRVANLRVKETDRIAAVAREAGKLGARVEEGPDGFTLHPPARLRAAEIDTYKDHRMAMSFAVAAAAAPGIVIRDPECVSKSFPGFFETLEAQGLRVRRLP; this is encoded by the coding sequence ATGAAGATCGCGATCGATCCTTCCGGCCCGGTGCGGCTGGACGTCGAGGTGCCCGGTTCGAAGAGCCTCACGAACCGGGCGCTGGTGGCGGCCGCGCTGGCCGAGGGCCGCACGCGCCTGACGAACGCGTCGCTCTCGGACGATTCGCGGTTCCTGGTCGGGGCGCTGCGGCGCGCGGGCATTCCGGTGGAGGCGCGCGAGGCGGAGCGGATCCTCGTCGTGGATGGCCGCGGCGGGGCGGCGCCCGCCTCCGAGGGGGAGTTCTTCCTCGGCAACGCGGGCACGGCGCTGCGGTTTCTGACGTCCTTTCTCTGCCTGGGGCGCGGCGCGTTCCGCGTGGACGGCGACGCCCGCATGCGGGAGCGCCCGATCGGCGGGCTCGTGGAGGCGCTTCGGGGGCTGGGAGCCTCGATCGCCTACGCCGGCTCGGAAGGGTTCCCGCCCCTCGACATCCGCGCCCGCGGGCTGGCGGGCGGGCGGACGGCGGTGCGCGGGGACACTTCGAGCCAGTTCGTCTCCTCGCTTCTGCTTTCGGCGCCGGGGGCGGCCGGCGCGGTCGAGATCGACGTGGCCGGCGAGCCCACGTCGAAGCCGTACGTGGAGATCACGCTCGACGTGATGCGGGATCTCGGCGTGGAGGTGGAGCGGGAGGACTACCGGCGCTTCCGGGTGCCGGCGGGCCGGCGCTACCGGGCGCGCGACTATGCCATCGCCGGCGACGGGGCGAGCGCGAACTACTTCCTGGCGCTGGCGGCGGCGACGGGGGGCTTCGCGCGCGTGCGGGGCGTGGGCTCCCGCTCGCGGCAGGGGGAGCTGCGCTTCGCCGGGGTGCTGCGCGAGATGGGCTGCGAGGTCGCCGTCCACGAGGACGCCATCGAGGTGCGGGGAGGCCCGCTCCGGGGCGTGGACGTGGACATGAACGACATGCCCGACTCCGTGCAGACGCTGGCGTGCGTGGCGCTGTTCGCCCGCGGTCCCACGCGCGTGCGCCGCGTGGCCAACCTGCGGGTCAAGGAGACCGACCGGATCGCCGCCGTCGCCCGCGAGGCCGGCAAGCTGGGCGCCCGCGTCGAAGAGGGCCCGGACGGATTCACGCTCCATCCGCCGGCCCGCCTGCGGGCCGCGGAGATCGACACCTACAAGGACCACCGGATGGCCATGAGCTTCGCGGTGGCGGCGGCCGCGGCGCCGGGGATCGTCATCCGCGACCCGGAGTGCGTCTCGAAAAGCTTCCCGGGATTCTTCGAGACCCTGGAGGCTCAGGGACTGCGGGTGCGGCGGCTGCCCTGA
- a CDS encoding serine hydrolase, with amino-acid sequence MRAAALAVLAVAGCAAEAAPAATRLELRVRRAIAAHAPEARPSVWLGGMNGREILALDADRPVPGASTLKVLILVEAHAQALEGTFRFSDSVTLLEEDQVGGTGSLRRERPGTAWTYAQLARKMIAESDNTASNLLLRRLGPERVNARARSLGLSVTRLERLFMDFEARREGRENWTTAREMGRLLGAILRREILTPEACGAMIRTLEATSRGRIAAGVPRGVPVGHKSGSLPGGRHDVGWVRLPGRPYILCIFLENVLERPGGERDGGVEAIEAAAQAVYEELGPSDE; translated from the coding sequence ATGCGGGCGGCGGCGCTGGCGGTGCTGGCGGTCGCGGGGTGCGCCGCGGAGGCGGCTCCGGCGGCGACGCGCCTGGAGCTTCGGGTACGCCGGGCGATCGCCGCGCACGCGCCGGAAGCCCGGCCTTCCGTGTGGCTCGGCGGGATGAACGGCCGCGAGATCCTCGCCCTGGACGCGGACCGTCCCGTTCCGGGCGCCAGCACCCTCAAGGTTCTCATCCTCGTCGAGGCGCACGCGCAGGCGCTCGAGGGGACGTTCCGGTTTTCGGACTCGGTGACGCTCCTGGAGGAAGATCAGGTGGGGGGCACGGGGTCGCTGCGGCGGGAGCGGCCGGGCACGGCCTGGACGTACGCGCAGCTCGCGCGCAAGATGATCGCCGAGAGCGACAACACCGCGTCGAATCTTCTTCTGCGGCGGCTGGGACCGGAGCGCGTCAACGCGCGGGCCCGGTCGCTGGGACTTTCGGTCACGCGGCTGGAGCGGCTCTTCATGGATTTCGAGGCGCGGCGGGAAGGGCGCGAGAACTGGACGACGGCGCGCGAGATGGGGCGCCTTCTGGGGGCGATCCTGCGGCGCGAGATCCTGACGCCGGAGGCGTGCGGCGCGATGATCCGGACGCTCGAGGCGACCTCGCGCGGGCGGATCGCCGCGGGCGTGCCGCGCGGGGTTCCCGTGGGCCACAAGAGCGGTTCGCTCCCGGGCGGGAGGCACGACGTAGGCTGGGTCCGCCTTCCCGGGCGTCCGTACATCCTGTGCATTTTCCTCGAGAACGTCCTGGAGCGGCCGGGCGGAGAGCGGGACGGCGGGGTGGAGGCGATCGAAGCGGCGGCGCAGGCCGTGTACGAGGAGCTGGGCCCTTCGGACGAATGA
- a CDS encoding VCBS repeat-containing protein, whose protein sequence is MRALAALLALLQDPAFETRTLETGGRADRIVARDLDGDGRDDLVVQNGRDLHVFLQDPRRGFPDQPLQVLRLEPTAFLWTLAALDGRPALLTAGSRAVQGRPFGPGGFRAEPADLAVHPSLFEGTLAEGRAPLFLDFAPDLDRDGRPDLVLFLKDALLLLKQHPGGEFRALQKVPFPVETAIAVPWAPHQKLTEITTVPVLALGDLDGDGRPDLVTSRDEALIACLQGPDGRYLPPRSFDLAAERRRRRVRLLQFEVPPRLGDFNGDGLLDVVLVYPSKGRVHAYYGRAGRTDFTQPDDVFHVGDGWSTGVYLEDLDRDGRPDLVMGVIRKFGVTEGVQVFLSGRVDLELHVFPMTPAGRFSKDPVQELRFSIPFSFQLTRESIELDLVFRPNFQGDFNRDGRRDLLVAEDARTLRLYPGVPERFLADAPAGAVTLNPPPETSLTEPFVADLNGDGVSDLILRHTLSVRPPRHALELKLSR, encoded by the coding sequence ATGCGGGCGCTCGCCGCTCTCCTCGCCCTCCTCCAGGATCCCGCGTTCGAGACGCGGACCCTCGAGACCGGAGGCCGCGCCGACCGCATCGTCGCCCGCGACCTCGACGGCGACGGCCGCGACGACCTCGTCGTCCAGAACGGCCGCGACCTCCACGTCTTCCTCCAGGATCCCCGCCGGGGCTTCCCCGATCAGCCCCTCCAGGTCCTGCGCCTGGAGCCCACCGCCTTCCTCTGGACCCTGGCCGCCCTGGACGGTCGCCCCGCTCTTCTCACCGCCGGCTCCCGCGCCGTCCAGGGACGCCCCTTCGGCCCGGGCGGCTTCCGCGCCGAGCCGGCCGACCTGGCCGTCCATCCCTCCCTCTTCGAGGGAACCCTGGCCGAAGGCCGCGCGCCGCTCTTCCTCGACTTCGCCCCGGACCTCGACCGCGACGGCCGCCCGGACCTCGTCCTCTTCCTCAAGGACGCGCTCCTGCTCCTCAAGCAGCATCCCGGCGGGGAGTTCCGCGCCCTCCAGAAAGTCCCCTTCCCCGTGGAAACCGCCATCGCCGTCCCCTGGGCTCCCCATCAGAAACTCACCGAGATCACGACCGTCCCCGTCCTCGCCCTCGGCGACCTGGACGGAGACGGCCGCCCGGATCTCGTCACGTCCCGGGACGAAGCCCTCATCGCCTGCCTCCAGGGCCCCGACGGCCGGTATCTTCCCCCGCGCTCGTTCGACCTCGCCGCCGAGCGCCGCCGGCGCCGCGTGCGCCTCCTCCAGTTCGAGGTCCCTCCCCGCCTCGGCGACTTCAACGGCGACGGGCTCCTCGACGTCGTGCTCGTCTACCCCTCCAAAGGGCGCGTCCACGCCTACTACGGCCGCGCCGGACGGACGGACTTCACCCAGCCCGACGACGTCTTCCACGTCGGCGACGGCTGGTCCACCGGCGTCTACCTCGAAGACCTCGACCGGGACGGCCGGCCCGACCTCGTCATGGGCGTCATCCGCAAGTTCGGCGTCACCGAAGGCGTCCAGGTCTTCCTCTCCGGACGCGTGGATCTCGAGCTGCACGTTTTTCCCATGACGCCGGCCGGTCGCTTCTCCAAGGACCCCGTCCAGGAACTCCGGTTCTCCATCCCCTTCTCGTTCCAGCTCACCCGCGAGTCGATCGAACTCGATCTCGTCTTCCGCCCCAACTTCCAGGGCGATTTCAACCGCGACGGCCGCCGCGACCTCCTCGTGGCCGAAGACGCCCGCACCCTGCGCCTTTACCCCGGCGTGCCCGAACGTTTCCTGGCCGACGCTCCCGCGGGCGCCGTGACCCTCAACCCTCCGCCCGAAACCTCGCTGACGGAACCCTTCGTGGCCGACCTCAACGGCGACGGCGTCTCGGATCTCATCCTCCGGCACACGCTTTCGGTGCGGCCGCCGCGCCACGCCCTCGAACTCAAGCTCTCCCGGTAA
- a CDS encoding menaquinone biosynthesis decarboxylase has protein sequence MPYRDLPHFLEALEARGLLRRIRAEVSQDLEISEITDRTVKRGGPALLFENVRGHSVPVAINLFGTRERMALALDVDTLEKLPDRLGAILALAMNPPTGGFLEKLKTLPKLLEAASFLPKSVGGGRCKDVVLRGDQVDLERFPILTCWPRDGGRFITFPLVFTYDPETGRRNVGTYRMQVYDKRTTGMHFHWHKDGARHLRKSREPLQAAAVIGSDPAMCFAATLPLPPDVDEVLFAGLIRQEGVRLTRCETVDLEVPANAEIVLEGTIDPAERRREGPFGDHTGYYSLEDDFPVFRVQAITHTARPVYHTILVGPPVQEDDFMGYAIERLMLPLMKMQLPELVDYHMPFEGVFHNLMLVSIRKQYPGHARKVMHTIWGLPQAMFTKCIVVVDEDVNVHDYREVCWKALNHIDPERDIEFVLGPIDILDHASRLPGYGSHMGIDATKKWPGEGFTRPWPDEIRMTPEIRALVDRKWRDLGL, from the coding sequence ATGCCCTACCGAGACCTGCCCCACTTCCTCGAGGCCCTCGAGGCCCGCGGACTCCTGCGCCGCATCCGCGCCGAGGTTTCCCAGGACCTCGAGATCTCCGAGATCACCGACCGCACCGTGAAGCGCGGGGGACCGGCGCTCCTGTTCGAAAACGTGCGCGGCCATTCCGTCCCCGTGGCGATCAACCTCTTCGGCACCCGCGAGCGCATGGCGCTGGCGCTCGACGTCGATACCCTCGAAAAACTCCCCGACCGCCTCGGCGCCATCCTCGCCCTGGCCATGAACCCGCCGACCGGGGGCTTCCTCGAGAAACTCAAGACCCTTCCCAAGCTCCTCGAAGCCGCCAGCTTTCTTCCCAAGTCGGTAGGAGGCGGCCGCTGCAAGGACGTCGTCCTCCGCGGCGACCAGGTGGACCTCGAGCGCTTCCCCATCCTCACCTGCTGGCCGCGCGACGGCGGACGCTTCATCACCTTCCCGCTCGTTTTCACCTACGACCCCGAAACCGGCCGCCGCAACGTCGGCACCTACCGCATGCAGGTGTACGACAAACGCACCACCGGCATGCACTTCCACTGGCACAAGGACGGCGCCCGGCACCTGCGGAAATCGCGCGAACCCCTCCAGGCCGCCGCCGTCATCGGCTCCGATCCCGCCATGTGCTTCGCCGCCACCCTGCCCCTTCCCCCCGACGTGGACGAAGTCCTCTTCGCCGGCCTCATCCGCCAGGAGGGCGTCCGCCTCACCCGCTGCGAAACGGTCGACCTCGAAGTCCCCGCCAACGCGGAAATCGTCCTCGAAGGCACGATCGACCCCGCCGAACGCCGCCGCGAGGGCCCCTTCGGCGACCACACGGGCTACTACTCGCTCGAGGACGACTTCCCCGTCTTCCGCGTCCAGGCGATCACCCATACCGCCCGCCCCGTCTACCACACGATCCTCGTCGGCCCTCCCGTCCAGGAGGACGACTTCATGGGCTACGCCATCGAGCGCCTTATGCTCCCGCTCATGAAAATGCAGCTCCCCGAGCTCGTGGACTACCACATGCCGTTCGAAGGCGTCTTCCACAATCTCATGCTCGTCTCCATCCGCAAGCAGTACCCCGGCCATGCCCGCAAGGTCATGCACACGATCTGGGGTCTCCCCCAGGCCATGTTCACCAAGTGCATCGTCGTCGTGGACGAGGACGTCAACGTCCACGATTACCGCGAAGTGTGCTGGAAAGCCCTCAACCACATCGACCCCGAACGCGACATCGAATTCGTCCTGGGCCCGATCGACATCCTCGACCACGCCTCGCGCCTGCCCGGCTACGGCTCCCACATGGGCATCGACGCCACGAAGAAGTGGCCCGGCGAAGGATTCACCCGCCCCTGGCCCGACGAGATCCGCATGACCCCCGAGATCCGGGCCCTCGTGGACCGGAAGTGGCGCGATCTCGGGTTATAA
- a CDS encoding PQQ-binding-like beta-propeller repeat protein, whose protein sequence is MRALAVLALLPLPAPLQEEDRVAFDQVTDDFERRWAAAWEARDWKALFDLHAYAAEHAAGRLARPDPEDPRWLPLPRVLAARLADMPDAAREPYELVTRQLLETALRPEDRKRLLEKYGFTRAAFEERAASGARNYDAGRVAEALAEWIRALETRFSPEIAARLARAHAAAGDRLGLDVLRARAAREDWKGALRVAGLPRDLREYLESLRVPDPAPADEGPPPTSEIALSRYALPESVPSLGRRRAFAAPAHALRAGAEYVLAGDGLTVAALDPEGPLRWRYPREGARRAYRPLVYGDPAPLPGLTADGDRVYATMYSIHSRQGQIGRRVDRFEGPAALRALALETGELLWDTDAPDSSLEELLPDARLNFWFAGAPVVRGRRLYAALATHAPQRQCMMLCLEAPTGRPLWCTRVASAPPGRGPLAVPAFDEREGMLVVSTGFGAVAALDAATGRIEWLVKYARQPDARTAVNAPLLTPSAALVLAQDAEELMAFDRWTGRRLDLPRQASMDWPRVQYLLGRTGDWIVLGGWKNYAWRLADGRVVELEEAGESPRPARGAIAAGVAYIPGASAIQLYEAGSWRSRGTLPWADADDAAHLRVVGGLFLLMTDRLLVATSPEGLRARFAARTDADPPRPEACRRIAEILEAAGRAGEACYYYRRALTFAAGDDEAAALRAKLEEMASRGIEPVPPPYRPSSER, encoded by the coding sequence ATGCGGGCCCTGGCCGTCCTCGCCCTCCTGCCCCTGCCGGCGCCCCTCCAGGAGGAGGATCGCGTCGCCTTCGACCAGGTCACCGACGACTTCGAGCGCCGCTGGGCCGCCGCCTGGGAGGCCCGCGACTGGAAGGCGCTTTTCGACCTGCATGCCTACGCGGCCGAACACGCCGCCGGGCGGCTCGCGCGGCCCGATCCGGAAGACCCACGCTGGCTCCCCCTCCCGCGCGTCCTGGCGGCCCGCCTGGCCGACATGCCGGACGCGGCCCGGGAACCGTACGAGCTCGTCACCCGGCAGCTTCTCGAGACCGCGTTGCGGCCCGAAGACCGGAAGCGCCTTCTCGAGAAGTACGGCTTCACGCGCGCCGCCTTCGAGGAGCGCGCCGCCTCCGGAGCGCGGAACTACGATGCCGGCCGCGTCGCGGAAGCCCTCGCGGAATGGATCCGCGCCCTCGAGACGCGCTTCTCCCCCGAAATCGCAGCCCGCCTGGCCCGGGCCCACGCCGCAGCCGGGGACCGGCTGGGCCTGGACGTCCTGCGTGCCCGCGCGGCCCGCGAAGACTGGAAGGGCGCCCTCCGGGTCGCCGGCCTCCCGCGCGACCTGCGCGAATATCTGGAGAGCCTCCGCGTCCCCGATCCCGCTCCGGCGGACGAAGGCCCCCCGCCCACCTCCGAGATCGCCCTGAGCCGGTACGCGCTGCCCGAGAGCGTGCCTTCCCTCGGCCGCCGCCGCGCGTTCGCGGCCCCGGCCCATGCGCTCCGCGCCGGCGCGGAATACGTCCTGGCCGGAGACGGGTTGACGGTCGCCGCCCTCGATCCCGAAGGTCCGCTCCGCTGGCGGTACCCCCGCGAAGGCGCCCGAAGGGCGTACCGGCCGCTCGTCTATGGCGATCCCGCGCCTCTGCCCGGACTGACCGCCGACGGCGACCGCGTCTACGCCACCATGTACAGCATCCACTCGCGGCAGGGGCAGATCGGCCGGCGGGTGGATCGCTTCGAGGGGCCGGCCGCTCTGCGGGCGCTCGCGCTCGAAACGGGCGAGCTCCTGTGGGATACGGACGCGCCGGACTCTTCCCTCGAAGAGCTCCTGCCGGACGCGCGGCTGAACTTCTGGTTCGCCGGCGCTCCCGTCGTCCGCGGCCGGCGCCTTTACGCCGCCCTGGCCACCCATGCCCCCCAGCGCCAGTGCATGATGCTCTGCCTCGAGGCCCCGACGGGCCGCCCCCTCTGGTGCACCCGCGTCGCCTCCGCGCCTCCGGGCCGCGGCCCTCTGGCGGTCCCCGCCTTCGACGAACGCGAAGGAATGCTCGTCGTGTCCACCGGCTTCGGCGCGGTCGCCGCCCTGGACGCCGCCACGGGGCGGATCGAATGGCTCGTCAAGTACGCCCGCCAGCCGGACGCGCGCACCGCCGTCAACGCGCCCCTCCTGACCCCGAGCGCCGCGCTCGTTCTGGCCCAGGACGCGGAGGAACTGATGGCGTTCGACCGCTGGACCGGCCGCCGCCTGGATCTTCCGCGCCAGGCGTCCATGGACTGGCCGCGCGTGCAGTACCTTCTCGGAAGGACCGGAGATTGGATCGTGCTGGGAGGATGGAAAAATTACGCATGGCGCCTCGCGGACGGCCGCGTCGTCGAACTGGAAGAGGCGGGAGAATCGCCCCGCCCGGCCCGCGGCGCCATCGCCGCCGGCGTCGCCTACATCCCGGGCGCCTCCGCGATCCAGCTCTACGAAGCCGGTTCCTGGCGCAGCCGCGGAACGCTGCCCTGGGCGGATGCCGACGACGCGGCGCACCTGCGGGTCGTGGGCGGACTCTTCCTCCTCATGACCGACCGTCTCCTCGTGGCCACGAGCCCCGAGGGGCTCCGCGCCCGATTCGCCGCCCGGACGGACGCCGACCCGCCCCGCCCCGAGGCCTGCCGACGGATCGCCGAGATCCTCGAGGCCGCCGGCCGCGCCGGCGAAGCCTGCTACTACTACCGCCGCGCGCTGACCTTTGCCGCCGGCGACGACGAGGCCGCCGCGCTCCGCGCCAAGCTCGAAGAAATGGCTTCCCGCGGCATCGAGCCGGTGCCTCCCCCTTACCGGCCCAGCTCCGAAAGATAG
- a CDS encoding flavin prenyltransferase UbiX yields MADRRYVVALTGASGIVYGRRLLECLVRSGARVHLVVSDAAAKVAAHELGLPLDPAEGPAVVRALLGEESPRVLCHFWKDLEVPIASGSYRHDGMAVCPCSGGTLARIASGASSNLIERAADVCLKERRRLILVPRETPLSEIHLENMLRVTRAGAIVLPACPGFYSGADSVERLVDFVVSRVLDHLGVENDLLERYGEPARRRHPEEE; encoded by the coding sequence ATGGCCGACCGGCGCTACGTCGTCGCCCTCACCGGAGCCTCCGGAATCGTCTACGGACGCCGGCTCCTCGAGTGCCTCGTCCGGTCCGGCGCCCGGGTCCACCTCGTCGTAAGCGACGCCGCCGCCAAGGTCGCCGCCCACGAACTCGGCCTGCCGCTGGATCCGGCCGAGGGACCCGCGGTCGTGCGCGCGCTCCTCGGGGAGGAGTCTCCGCGGGTCCTCTGTCACTTCTGGAAGGATCTCGAAGTGCCGATCGCTTCGGGATCGTACCGCCACGACGGCATGGCGGTCTGCCCCTGCTCGGGGGGAACGCTCGCGCGGATCGCCTCCGGGGCGTCCTCCAACCTGATCGAGCGGGCGGCGGACGTCTGCCTCAAGGAACGGCGGCGCCTGATCCTCGTGCCGCGCGAGACGCCCCTTTCGGAGATCCACCTCGAGAACATGCTCCGCGTCACGCGCGCGGGGGCGATCGTGCTTCCGGCCTGCCCGGGCTTCTACAGCGGCGCGGACTCGGTCGAGCGCCTCGTCGATTTCGTGGTCTCGCGCGTCCTGGATCACCTGGGCGTGGAGAACGACCTCCTCGAACGCTACGGCGAGCCCGCCCGGCGCCGCCACCCCGAGGAGGAGTGA
- a CDS encoding PilZ domain-containing protein: MSAERRRDLRLRPDADVTVTCVADESAWRGAPYNLARGLVDLGPRGARLVTAGRLREHLAVVVDVAALDGTARLRARGRVRWSRTLGRDGPSLAGICFERIVSCWGDRFRFLAPPSRSDARPSGARDPQRRFARFSPSTGPVTCRARGLWRLLGLSANAARRLQDLSLGGTHLVCGRPLDPGRRVDLVVDLRRPAARLEAEGEVRWCRRDTLSLEPRWHVGVAFRHLPPLSRAHLVTAEKLYLGF, translated from the coding sequence ATGTCCGCCGAACGCCGCCGCGATCTCCGCCTCCGCCCGGACGCGGACGTCACCGTCACCTGCGTCGCCGACGAATCCGCCTGGCGCGGCGCGCCCTACAACCTGGCGCGCGGTCTTGTGGACCTCGGGCCCCGCGGCGCCCGCCTGGTCACGGCGGGACGCCTGCGGGAACATCTGGCCGTCGTCGTGGACGTGGCCGCCCTGGACGGCACCGCCCGCCTGCGCGCCCGCGGCCGCGTGCGCTGGTCCCGCACCCTCGGACGCGACGGCCCCAGCCTCGCCGGCATCTGCTTCGAGCGCATTGTCTCCTGCTGGGGCGACCGGTTTCGGTTCCTGGCTCCTCCGTCGCGCTCCGACGCCCGACCGTCCGGCGCCCGCGACCCCCAGCGCCGCTTCGCGCGCTTCTCGCCCTCCACCGGCCCCGTGACCTGCCGGGCCCGCGGACTCTGGCGCCTCCTGGGACTCTCGGCGAACGCCGCCCGCCGGCTCCAGGACCTCAGCCTCGGAGGCACTCACCTCGTGTGCGGCCGGCCGCTCGACCCCGGGCGACGCGTGGATCTCGTGGTGGACCTGCGCCGTCCCGCCGCCCGCCTCGAGGCCGAAGGGGAAGTCCGCTGGTGCCGGCGCGACACCCTCTCCCTGGAACCCCGCTGGCACGTGGGCGTCGCCTTCCGCCACCTGCCGCCCCTCTCGCGCGCCCACCTGGTCACGGCGGAGAAGCTCTACCTCGGGTTCTGA